A DNA window from Mus caroli chromosome 8, CAROLI_EIJ_v1.1, whole genome shotgun sequence contains the following coding sequences:
- the Star gene encoding steroidogenic acute regulatory protein, mitochondrial produces MFLATFKLCAGSSYRHMRNMKGLRHQAVLAIGQELNWRALGDSSPGWMGQVRRSSLLGSQLEATLYSDQELSYIQQGEVAMQKALGILNNQEGWKKESQQENGDEVLSKMVPDVGKVFRLEVVVDQPMDRLYEELVDRMEAMGEWNPNVKEIKVLQRIGKDTVITHELAAAAAGNLVGPRDFVSVRCTKRRGSTCVLAGMATHFGEMPEQSGIIRAEHGPTCMVLHPLAGSPSKTKLTWLLSIDLKGWLPKTIINQVLSQTQIEFANHLRKRLEASPASEAQC; encoded by the exons GATTAAGGCACCAAGCTGTGCTGGCCATTGGCCAAGAGCTCAACTGGAGAGCACTGGGGGATTCCAGTCCCGGGTGGATGGGTCAAGTTCGACGGAGCTCTCTGCTTG GTTCTCAACTGGAAGCAACACTCTATAGTGACCAGGAGCTGTCCTACATCCAGCAGGGAGAGGTGGCTATGCAGAAGGCCTTGGGCATACTCAACAAccaggaaggctggaagaaggaaAGCCAGCAG GAGAACGGGGACGAAGTGCTAAGTAAGATGGTGCCAGATGTAGGCAAGGTGTTTCGCTTGGAGGTGGTGGTAGACCAGCCCATGGACAGACTCTATGAAGAACTTGTGGACCGCATGGAGGCCATGGGAGAGTGGAACCCAAATGTCAAGGAGATCAAG GTCCTGCAGAGGATTGGAAAAGACACGGTCATCACTCACGAGCTGGCTGCGGCGGCAGCAGGCAACCTGGTGGGGCCCCGAGACTTTGTGAGCGTGCGCTGTACCAAGCGCAGAGGTTCCACCTGTGTGCTGGCAGGCATGGCCACACATTTTGGGGAGATGCCCGAGCAGAGTGGTATCATCAG AGCTGAACACGGCCCCACCTGCATGGTGCTTCATCCACTGGCTGGAAGTCCCTCCAAGACTAAACTCACTTGGCTGCTCAGTATTGACCTGAAG GGGTGGCTGCCGAAGACAATCATCAACCAGGTCCTATCGCAGACCCAGATAGAGTTCGCCAACCACCTGCGCAAGCGCCTGGAGGCCAGCCCTGCCTCTGAGGCCCAGTGTTAA